A genomic stretch from Lathyrus oleraceus cultivar Zhongwan6 chromosome 2, CAAS_Psat_ZW6_1.0, whole genome shotgun sequence includes:
- the LOC127120951 gene encoding protein tesmin/TSO1-like CXC 2, whose amino-acid sequence MDTPERNQINTALSKFEDSPVFNYINNLSPIRPVKSAHITQTFNSLSFSSPPSVFTSPHVTSFKESRFLRRHNPPSPLKPKDSSEDVNKVYSNEEALADSTLSHHNSSELHESADKGISVGDVSIELSSEQTKFSDELPQALQYNCGSPGYDPPICCDEGSTLLELPGEGVSNVGYVQEEGCKNDLDEPELHLQGTSPIDPKGEGSDCGWDGLIHNGADMLIEAEAFKGLIQKPLGSSIRLCDFVPLQQSASNSDQKMHMVDSAASGSEHEIENHCSELVVTADTDQTQDNLANGSFMTSNPNEKMDHTQDNVANGSFMTSNPNGKMDNQLVSVTHRGIRRRCLDFEMAGVRKNSDDNSNTGSSTTQSEVRNSADEKQLLPAKRSANSQKCILPGIGLHLNALAPLKDGTGIQNRNLTSGRQLSLTNSTSLLLSACQEHQHLSIVSVSVSSERELDLSGNEVQPAEDSSLVPAYMADEDFNLNSPKKKKRKLEPVGDTEGCKRCNCKKSKCLKLYCECFAAGVYCIEPCSCQDCFNKPVHEDTVLQTRKQIESRNPLAFAPKVIRSADSVPEIGIDPNKTPASARHKRGCNCKKSSCLKKYCECYQGGVGCSIGCRCEGCKNAFGRKDGSTSIRTEGETEEETETSDKGVEEKAIQKTEFQNIEDHLDSSMAATPLRISRPLLQMPFSSKGKPPRSFVTTITGSGYFTSQKLAKPNPLWSQSKSFQTVADDEMPEILRGDSSPIACIKTSSPNGKRISSPNCEIRSSPTRRGGRKLILQSIPSFPSLTPRP is encoded by the exons ATGGATACGCCAGAGAGAAACCAAATCAACACCGCTCTCTCTAAATTCGAG GATTCACCAGTGTTCAACTATATTAATAATTTGTCTCCTATAAGGCCTGTTAAATCTGCTCATATTACTCAAACTTTCAATTCACTTAGCTTTTCATCTCCTCCGTCTGTTTTTACATCACCACATGTCACCTCTTTCAAGGAGTCTAGATTCCTACGCAG ACATAACCCACCGAGCCCATTGAAGCCTAAGGATTCATCTGAAGATGTAAATAAAGTGTATTCAAATGAAGAGGCTCTTGCTGATTCTACACTTTCACATCATAACTCAAGCGAGTTACATGAGAGTGCTGATAAAGGGATTTCAGTAGGAGATGTTTCTATTGAGCTATCTAGCGAACAAACGAAGTTCTCTGATGAGCTACCGCAGGCATTACAATATAATTGTGGTAGTCCTGGCTATGATCCTCCAATTTGTTGTGATGAGGGTAGCACTCTTTTGGAATTGCCCGGTGAAGGTGTGTCTAATGTTGGGTATGTTCAGGAGGAAGGTTGTAAAAATGATTTGGATGAGCCTGAATTACATCTTCAAGGAACAAGTCCGATTGATCCAAAGGGTGAAGGCTCAGACTGTGGTTGGGATGGTTTAATTCACAATGGTGCTGATATGTTAATTGAAGCAGAAGCTTTTAAGGGTCTAATCCAGAAACCATTGGGATCTTCTATAAGACTTTGTGATTTTGTGCCCCTTCAGCAATCTGCCAGTAATAGTGATCAGAAAATGCACATGGTTGATTCAGCCGCTTCTGGTTCTGAACATGAAATTGAAAATCATTGTTCTGAGCTAGTTGTCACGGCAGACACCGACCAGACACAGGACAATCTTGCTAATGGTTCTTTCATGACTAGCAATCCAAATGAGAAAATGGACCATACACAGGACAATGTTGCTAATGGTTCTTTCATGACTAGCAATCCAAATGGGAAAATGGACAATCAG CTTGTTTCTGTCACGCACCGTGGTATCCGGAGGCGCTGTCTTGACTTTGAGATGGCTGGTGTACGAAAGAACTCTGATGATAATTCAAACACTGGCTCTAGTACAACACAGTCTGAAGTAAGGAATTCTGCTGATGAAAAACAACTGCTCCCTGCAAAACGCAGTGCAAATTCACAAAAGTGCATTTTACCAGGTATCGGTTTACACTTGAATGCACTTGCTCCCTTAAAGGATGGCACAGGAATACAAAACAGAAATTTAACTTCTGGAAGACAACTCAGTCTCACCAACTCTACTTCGTTGCTACTCTCTGCGTGCCAAGAACATCAGCATCTATCGATTGTATCTGTATCAGTATCTTCTGAAAGAGAATTGGACCTATCAGGTAATGAGGTTCAGCCTGCTGAAGATTCTTCCCTGGTACCAGCTTACATGGCTGACGAAGATTTCAATCTGAATAGCCCCAAAAAGAAAAA GCGTAAGCTAGAGCCAGTTGGAGATACTGAGGGCTGCAAACGCTGTAATTGCAAGAAATCAAAGTGCCTGAAGCT TTACTGTGAGTGTTTTGCTGCTGGTGTCTACTGCATAGAACCCTGCTCCTGTCAGGACTGCTTCAACAAACCTGTTCATGAAGACACAGTTCTTCAAACTCGCAAGCAAATTGAATCTCGCAACCCTCTTGCATTTGCTCCTAAAGTCATCCGAAGTGCTGACTCTGTGCCTGAAATTGGG ATTGACCCAAACAAAACTCCAGCTTCCGCACGCCACAAAAGAGGGTGCAACTGCAAGAAATCAAGCTGCCTAAAGAAATATTGTGAATGCTATCAG GGTGGTGTTGGTTGCTCCATTGGCTGCAGATGTGAAGGGTGCAAAAACGCATTTGGTAGAAAGGATG GTTCTACTTCTATAAGGACAGAAGGTGAGACAGAAGAAGAAACAGAAACTAGTGACAAGGGTGTGGAGGAAAAAGCTATTCAGAAAACTGAATTTCAGAATATCGAAGATCATTTGGATTCTTCCATGGCCGCAACACCATTACGGATTTCCAG GCCATTGCTTCAGATGCCCTTTTCATCAAAGGGAAAGCCACCAAGATCTTTTGTTACAACCATCACCGGTTCTGGATATTTTACCAGCCAAAAGCTTGCGAAACCAAATCCTCTTTGGTCTCAATCCAAGTCTTTTCAGACTGTTGCAGACGATGAAATGCCAGAAATTCTTCGTGGTGATAGTTCTCCTATCGCATGCATCAAAACTTCATCTCCAAACGGGAAGAGAATCTCCTCTCCTAACTGTGAAATAAGATCATCTCCTACTCGCAGAGGTGGCAGAAAATTGATATTACAATCTATTCCTTCATTTCCTTCTTTGACCCCTCGCCCTTAG